A genome region from Pseudomonas helmanticensis includes the following:
- a CDS encoding potassium transporter Kup, with translation MLVAAVGVVYGDIGTSPLYTLKEVFSGGYGVPVNHDGVLGILSLIFWSLIWVVSIKYMMFVLRADNQGEGGIMALTALARRAAGHRKKLRSLLVVCGLIGAALFYGDSMITPAISVLSAIEGLGLAFDGIDHWVVPLSLVVLVGLFLIQRHGTARIGILFGPIMVTWFLVLGALGVYGISHTPEVLHAMNPAWAVRFFTVHPGMGVAILGAVVLALTGAEALYADMGHFGRKPIARAWFILVLPALVLNYFGQGALLLDNPEAARNPFYLLAPSWALIPLVGLSTMATVIASQAVISGAFSLTRQAIQLGYIPRMYIQHTSSDEQGQIYIGAVNWALMVGVVLLVLGFESSGALASAYGVAVTGTMLMTTILVSAVMLLLWKWPPILAVPVLIGFLLVDGLYFAANVPKIVQGGAFPVIAGIALFVLMTTWKRGKQLLVERLDEGALPLPIFISSIRVQPPHRVQGTAVFLTARSDAVPHALLHNLLHNQVLHEQVVLLTVVYEDIPRVPPSRRFEVEAHGEGFFRVILHFGFTDEPDVPQALKLCHLDDLDFSPMRTTYFLSRETVIASKLEGMARWREALFAFMLKNANGNLRFFNLPLNRVIELGTQVEM, from the coding sequence ATGCTGGTCGCGGCAGTCGGGGTAGTTTACGGCGACATCGGCACGAGCCCGTTGTACACCCTCAAAGAAGTGTTTTCCGGCGGTTACGGCGTACCGGTCAACCACGACGGCGTGCTGGGCATTCTGTCGTTGATCTTCTGGTCGCTGATCTGGGTGGTGTCGATCAAATACATGATGTTCGTGCTGCGCGCCGACAACCAGGGCGAGGGCGGCATCATGGCGCTCACCGCACTGGCGCGGCGGGCGGCAGGGCATCGCAAGAAGCTGCGTTCGTTGCTGGTGGTTTGCGGGCTGATCGGCGCGGCGCTGTTTTACGGCGACAGCATGATCACCCCGGCGATTTCCGTGCTGTCGGCGATTGAGGGTCTGGGGCTGGCATTCGATGGCATCGACCATTGGGTGGTGCCGCTGTCGCTGGTGGTGCTGGTCGGTTTGTTCCTGATCCAGCGTCACGGTACGGCGCGGATCGGCATTCTGTTCGGGCCGATCATGGTCACCTGGTTCCTCGTCCTCGGCGCTCTCGGCGTGTATGGCATCAGCCACACCCCGGAAGTGCTGCATGCGATGAATCCTGCTTGGGCGGTACGCTTCTTCACTGTGCACCCTGGCATGGGCGTGGCGATCCTCGGCGCCGTGGTGCTGGCGCTGACCGGTGCCGAAGCACTGTATGCCGACATGGGCCACTTCGGCCGCAAGCCGATTGCCCGCGCCTGGTTCATTTTGGTTCTGCCGGCGCTCGTGCTGAATTATTTCGGTCAAGGTGCCTTGCTGCTGGATAACCCGGAAGCGGCACGTAACCCGTTCTATCTGTTGGCGCCGAGTTGGGCGCTGATTCCATTGGTCGGTCTGTCGACCATGGCCACGGTGATTGCCTCGCAAGCGGTAATTTCCGGCGCGTTCTCCCTGACTCGTCAGGCGATTCAGCTTGGCTATATTCCGCGCATGTACATTCAGCACACCTCCAGCGATGAACAGGGCCAGATCTATATTGGCGCGGTGAACTGGGCGCTGATGGTGGGCGTGGTCCTGTTGGTGCTGGGCTTCGAGTCCTCCGGCGCACTGGCCTCGGCCTACGGCGTGGCGGTGACTGGCACCATGCTGATGACCACCATTCTGGTGTCGGCGGTGATGCTGCTGCTGTGGAAATGGCCACCGATCCTCGCGGTGCCGGTATTGATCGGCTTCCTGCTGGTGGACGGCCTGTACTTCGCCGCCAACGTGCCGAAAATCGTGCAGGGCGGTGCGTTCCCAGTGATCGCCGGTATCGCCCTGTTCGTGCTGATGACCACCTGGAAGCGCGGCAAGCAATTGCTGGTCGAACGCCTCGACGAAGGCGCGCTGCCGCTGCCGATCTTCATCAGCAGCATCCGCGTGCAACCGCCGCATCGGGTACAGGGCACCGCGGTGTTCCTCACTGCGCGTTCCGACGCCGTGCCGCATGCGCTGTTGCACAACTTGCTGCACAACCAGGTACTGCATGAGCAAGTGGTTCTGCTGACGGTGGTCTACGAAGACATCCCGCGCGTACCGCCATCGCGACGTTTCGAGGTCGAGGCTCATGGCGAAGGCTTCTTCCGGGTGATCCTGCACTTCGGATTCACCGACGAACCGGACGTGCCGCAAGCGCTGAAGCTGTGTCATCTGGATGATCTGGACTTCAGCCCGATGCGCACGACTTACTTCCTCAGCCGGGAAACGGTGATTGCCTCGAAACTTGAAGGTATGGCGCGTTGGCGAGAGGCGTTGTTTGCGTTCATGTTGAAGAATGCCAACGGCAATTTGCGTTTCTTCAATCTGCCGCTGAACCGGGTGATTGAGTTGGGGACGCAGGTGGAGATGTAA
- the rimO gene encoding 30S ribosomal protein S12 methylthiotransferase RimO has protein sequence MSTTPAPANPKVGFVSLGCPKALVDSERILTQLRMEGYDVVSTYQDADVVVVNTCGFIDSAKAESLEVIGEAIKENGKVIVTGCMGVEEGNIRNVHPSVLAVTGPQQYEQVVNAVHQVVPPRKDHNPLIDLVPPQGIKLTPRHYAYLKISEGCNHSCSFCIIPSMRGKLVSRPVGDVLDEAQRLVKSGVKELLVISQDTSAYGVDVKYRTGFWNGAPVKTRMTELCEALSTLGVWVRLHYVYPYPHVDELIPLMAAGKILPYLDIPFQHASPKVLKSMKRPAFEDKTLARIKNWREICPDLIIRSTFIVGFPGETEEDFQYLLNWLTEAQLDRVGCFQYSPVEGAPANDLDLEIVPDDVKQDRWDRFMAHQQAISSARLQLRIGREIEVLVDEVDEQGAVGRCFFDAPEIDGNVFIDNGSNLKPGDKVWCKVTDADEYDLWAEQI, from the coding sequence ATGTCCACCACTCCTGCGCCGGCCAATCCAAAGGTTGGCTTTGTATCTCTGGGTTGCCCGAAAGCACTGGTCGACTCCGAGCGCATCCTGACCCAGCTGCGCATGGAAGGCTATGACGTGGTGTCCACCTATCAGGACGCCGACGTTGTCGTCGTCAACACCTGCGGTTTCATCGATTCGGCCAAGGCTGAGTCTTTGGAAGTGATCGGCGAAGCGATCAAGGAAAACGGCAAGGTGATCGTCACCGGTTGCATGGGCGTGGAAGAAGGCAACATCCGCAACGTCCACCCGAGCGTGCTGGCCGTGACCGGTCCGCAGCAGTACGAGCAAGTGGTCAACGCCGTGCACCAAGTGGTGCCGCCACGTAAGGATCACAACCCGCTGATCGACCTGGTGCCGCCGCAAGGCATCAAGCTGACCCCGCGTCACTATGCGTACCTGAAGATTTCCGAAGGCTGTAACCACAGCTGCTCGTTCTGCATCATCCCGTCGATGCGCGGCAAACTGGTCAGCCGTCCGGTTGGCGATGTGCTCGACGAAGCTCAGCGTCTGGTCAAATCCGGCGTTAAAGAGTTGCTGGTCATTTCGCAGGACACCAGCGCTTACGGCGTTGACGTGAAATACCGCACTGGCTTCTGGAACGGCGCGCCGGTGAAAACCCGCATGACCGAACTCTGCGAAGCGCTCAGCACCCTCGGCGTCTGGGTGCGTCTGCACTACGTTTACCCGTACCCGCACGTTGACGAGCTGATTCCGCTGATGGCCGCCGGCAAGATCCTGCCGTACCTGGACATCCCGTTCCAGCACGCCAGCCCGAAAGTGCTGAAGTCGATGAAACGCCCGGCGTTCGAAGACAAGACCCTGGCGCGCATCAAGAACTGGCGCGAAATCTGCCCGGACCTGATCATCCGTTCGACCTTCATCGTCGGTTTCCCGGGCGAAACCGAAGAAGATTTCCAGTACCTGCTGAACTGGCTGACCGAAGCCCAGCTCGACCGCGTCGGCTGCTTCCAGTACTCGCCGGTTGAAGGCGCTCCGGCCAATGATCTGGATCTGGAGATCGTCCCGGACGACGTCAAGCAGGATCGTTGGGATCGCTTCATGGCGCACCAGCAAGCGATCAGCTCGGCACGCCTGCAACTGCGCATCGGCCGTGAAATCGAAGTGCTGGTGGACGAAGTCGACGAGCAAGGCGCAGTTGGCCGCTGCTTCTTCGACGCACCGGAAATCGACGGCAACGTGTTCATCGACAACGGCAGCAACCTGAAGCCGGGCGACAAGGTCTGGTGCAAAGTCACCGACGCCGACGAATACGACCTGTGGGCTGAGCAGATATAA
- a CDS encoding GNAT family N-acetyltransferase: MRHHSVIHTPKLSDYQELTRVWEASVRATHDFLPDSYIELLRNLVLTRYLDAVMLICTKDANQRITGFAGVAAGKIEMLFIDPDYRGQGLGKKLLNYAMQHLNADELDVNEQNPQALGFYFKQGFEVIGRSEVDGMGQPYPLLHMRLRQNQQRSSHA, encoded by the coding sequence ATGCGTCACCATTCGGTCATCCACACACCGAAACTCAGCGATTATCAGGAACTGACCCGAGTCTGGGAGGCCTCGGTTCGCGCCACCCATGATTTTCTGCCGGACAGCTACATCGAATTGCTGCGCAATCTGGTGCTGACGCGTTATCTGGATGCCGTGATGTTGATCTGCACCAAGGACGCCAATCAGCGCATTACCGGGTTTGCCGGTGTTGCGGCGGGAAAAATTGAAATGCTGTTCATCGATCCGGATTATCGGGGGCAGGGCTTGGGCAAGAAACTGCTCAACTACGCGATGCAGCACCTGAATGCCGATGAACTCGACGTCAACGAACAGAATCCGCAAGCGCTGGGCTTTTACTTCAAGCAGGGGTTTGAAGTGATCGGACGCTCTGAGGTGGATGGCATGGGCCAACCGTATCCGTTGCTGCATATGCGCTTGAGGCAGAACCAGCAACGCTCAAGCCACGCCTGA